The Erythrolamprus reginae isolate rEryReg1 chromosome 3, rEryReg1.hap1, whole genome shotgun sequence genome contains a region encoding:
- the LOC139165495 gene encoding proto-oncogene Mas-like, which produces MESLQSDKISLSHEIGSGPVDFPSNVTVIPELIPYDHLFDNVPRNLLNGFIALICLLGLVGNGATIYLLAFSIKRNPFTTFILNLSIADFGVITSLVVSAIFVSVFTLNHRTYVINAFFFLFFEFFSFMYSASQFLLTAISLDRCVAVLFPLWHRCHRPPYLSTLVCSLIWIFSFLLSALHFILHQTRAFQSSPVLYQLIVNGLLCTPLMVVSTVILWIHVRSKSQRDQRKLLTTILLALLFFLLLSLPLNVFYAIKHFYSNNLLLMTIGIGCATLNSSINPLLYFLVGRKKGGKGQTRAPYKVALQRVFKNEKTSPEDEETTNESQL; this is translated from the exons ATGGAAAG TTTACAGAGCGATAAAATTTCTCTAAGTCATGAGATTGGTTCTGGACCAGTCGACTTTCCCTCGAATGTTACTGTAATACCAGAATTGATTCCTTACGATCATCTGTTCGATAATGTACCACGAAATCTTCTCAATGGCTTCATTGCCCTTATTTGCCTTTTGGGCCTGGTGGGAAATGGAGCCACCATTTACCTCCTGGCCTTTTCCATTAAGAGGAATCCTTTTACCACTTTCATCCTGAATCTCTCCATCGCTGATTTTGGGGTCATCACATCACTTGTTGTTTCAGCCATATTTGTGTCAGTGTTTACTCTGAACCACAGAACATATGTCATCAAtgcctttttcttcttattttttgagTTCTTTTCCTTCATGTATTCTGCCAGTCAGTTTCTGCTGACAGCCATCAGCCTGGACAGGTGCGTGGCGGTCCTCTTCCCACTCTGGCATCGTTGTCATCGGCCTCCATATTTGTCCACACTTGTTTGCAGCCTCATCTGGATCTTCTCTTTCCTGCTCTCTGCGCTGCACTTCATTCTCCACCAGACCAGGGCCTTTCAAAGTTCACCTGTGCTTTACCAGCTTATTGTGAATGGCTTACTTTGTACGCCTCTCATGGTTGTGTCTACTGTGATTCTCTGGATTCATGTGAGGTCTAAGTCTCAACGCGACCAAAGGAAACTGCTCACCACCATCTTGCtggccctcctcttcttcctcttgctttctctcccactGAATGTCTTTTATGCCATCAAACATTTTTATTCTAATAATCTCCTCCTCATGACCATTGGGATAGGATGTGCCACTCTCAACAGCAGCATCAACCCACTCCTTTATTTCTTAGTGGGGAGGAAGAAGGGTGGAAAAGGTCAGACCAGAGCACCTTACAAGGTTGCTTTGCAAAGAGTTTTCAAGAATGAGAAAACCAGCCCAGAAGACGAGGAAACCACGAATGAAAGTCAGTTGTGA